In Hermetia illucens chromosome 1, iHerIll2.2.curated.20191125, whole genome shotgun sequence, one genomic interval encodes:
- the LOC119647564 gene encoding uncharacterized protein LOC119647564 isoform X1: protein MWSVNPFTYGQWKKGKTDGNLDTNREFHSLNGLQPRTVTAPTLVFADELLNLLEFNESSKRSLIAFADDLISCMPHKKETEVELNFRRCSMT from the coding sequence gacaatggaaaaaaggaaagaCAGATGGAAATCTCGATACTAATAGAGAATTTCATAGTCTGAATGGATTGCAGCCACGAACAGTGACGGCACCTACATTAGTATTTGCCGACGAATTACTGAACTTATTGGAGTTCAATGAATCTTCAAAAAGGTCGTTGATTGCCTTCGCTGATGATTTGATATCCTGCATGCCACATAAGAAGGAAACTGAGGTGGAgctgaacttcagaagatgttcaatgacatAA